The Helicobacter sp. 11S03491-1 sequence AAACATAATAAGCATCGCCAAATATACCAAACCTACAAACAGCATCGCATCTTTGATCGCCCCAAATCCGTTAGAAATCAATGTCCCACCCATCAAACATATAACCGCGTAAGGCATAAATCGAATTACAAACAAAGTCATTATCATCACAATTTGATAACCTGCCTCAATCAAATCATCAAAAGTTTTAGATATTTTTTCAAATTCTTTTTTCTTTGCAATCGCTCTGGCTCCAAAGCCAATAAAGAAGGTCAAAATTACAATCCCTATGATATTATCTCTACTCATAGCTCCAACAGGATTGCTAGGGATTAATCCAAGCAAAACATCTACAAATGTTTTTACTTCTCGAATTTGTTTATCGCCAATATAAGCGCCGGAATTTTCTCCCAAACCAAAATTTAATGCCAAAATAATCCCCACGCTTGCTGCAATAGCCGTGGTGAATAAAAGCCAAAAAATTGAGCGACTCAGCAATGCGCGCAAGTTGATCCCATTATCAATACGCAAAATAATCCTAATCATTGAAAACAAGATAATAGGGATAACAAGCATCTTGATAAAACCTACAAAAGCCTTTCCAAAAAGCCCAAACCAAACCTTAATTTCAACAAGCCATGCAATATGGTGTATTTGGTCTGATGAAGGATAGCCTGCAATACTTTGGAGTCCTATCCCAAAACCAAGCCCCATAAAAAGACCTATTAGCATCCTTATAGAAAAACTAAAGTTCTTTTTCTGCAAAATCCACAACAGATAAAAACATACAGCTAAAATTCCCAAAGTAGCCCATGTTATAGGCTCTGAAAGCGCTAAAAAACTATTTAAAAAAACTTTATCATTCATTTTATTGTTTTACTCCAATTAATAAGGTTGAAATATTTGCGCTATAACCTTTAATAAATTTTGTATCTACTCCGATTTTATTTAACTCTTCTTGAAGCATTTCCACACTCAAGAAACTTTCTATAGAATTGGGTAAATACCGATAAGCTTTGTAATTATGCGATACCAAGCCACCCACAAAAGGCAAAATCTTTTTCGTATAAAACCCTGTTATTTTATCCAAAAAATTCTCTTTATTTTTTTTTGTGAATTCAAGAATCACCAAAACTCCTCCCTTTTTCAAAACTCTTTGAAATTCCCTTAAGGCTGCTTGAATATCCACCACATTCCTAAGTCCATAAGCAATAGATAAAATATCTATACTTTCTGATGGGATAGGATCAAGATTCTTTGCTTCTCCTAAAAAAAGCTCTATCTCATGTGATTGTATTTGATCTTTAAGTTTTTCTTGTGCAATTTGGAGCATCCCACCGGAAGGATCAATGCCAATGATTTTTCCAAGCGATTTGCCAAACTTATGCGCATTTTTTTGCCAATGCAAAATCATATCTCCGGTTCCACAAGCAACATCAAGTATAGTTTGTATTTTTAAATCTTCTATATATTCAAAAGCTTTTTTGCAAGCTTGCTTTCTCCATTTTATATCAATCCCCAAACTCAAAATACGATTAGCACTATCATAAGTAGGGGCAATTTGATTAAACATTTCAATAATTTGTTTTTGTTTATCCATTCTTTTTCTCATTTATCCATTTTTTTAGTATTTGGATTTGTTCTTGTGTCCTCATGCTTGATGTTCCTCCTAAGCTATTTCTGGCATTCATAGAGGTTTTAAGATCTAAGACTTTCTTGACTCCATGCAAATCCAAAGAAGTAAGTTGGAGGATTTCTTCTTCTTCTAATTCGCTAATATCCACACCTTTTTTTTCTGCATAAGCGACAATAACTCCTGTAATATGATGAGCTTCTCTGAAAGGAAGATGATTTTTAAAAACCAAAAAATCTGCCAAATCTGTTGCAGTCAAATGCCCTATTTTTGCCATTTTTAACATATTATCAGGATGAATTTTCATCGTAGCAATCACTGCTTTTAAAATATCCAAAGAAATTAAAGTTGTTTTTATACTATCAAACACGCCCTCTTTGTCTTCTTGAGTATCTTTATTGTAAGCTAATGGCAAGCCTTTCATTACTGTAAGCAAGGCTATCAAATTACCAAAAACTCTCCCGCTTTTTCCTCGCAAAAGCTCCGGGACATCAGGATTCTTTTTCTGTGGCATGATAGAACTTCCTGTAGAATAGGCATCTGAGAGTGTGATAAATTTAAATTCATAGCTACTCCATAGCACTAACTCTTCAGCAATTCTGGAAATATGCATAAAAAGCATTGAAATATCATAGAGCAAATCCAGGGCAAAATCTCTTTCACTCACTGTGTCCATAGCATTTAAAGTAGGAGCGCTAAATCCCAATTCCTTTGCCATCATTTCTCTATCATTTCCATAAGGTGTGCCTGCCATTGCCCCTACACCTAAAGGTAAATAATTATTACGAATAAAACTATCACTAAAACGCCAATAATCTCTTTGAAAATTTGCACA is a genomic window containing:
- a CDS encoding cation:dicarboxylase symporter family transporter, with the translated sequence MNDKVFLNSFLALSEPITWATLGILAVCFYLLWILQKKNFSFSIRMLIGLFMGLGFGIGLQSIAGYPSSDQIHHIAWLVEIKVWFGLFGKAFVGFIKMLVIPIILFSMIRIILRIDNGINLRALLSRSIFWLLFTTAIAASVGIILALNFGLGENSGAYIGDKQIREVKTFVDVLLGLIPSNPVGAMSRDNIIGIVILTFFIGFGARAIAKKKEFEKISKTFDDLIEAGYQIVMIMTLFVIRFMPYAVICLMGGTLISNGFGAIKDAMLFVGLVYLAMLIMFGVHLLLIMFHGLNPWTYFRKTLDVLLLAFTSRSSMAVLPLTISTLSNKLGVNAGTANFTASLGSTVGLNGCAGYFPAMTAVFIANIVGVPVDVSFVVMVVVVAVLGSLGIAGIPGVATMATSIMLTGIGFGEYFGLLAIVLAIDPILDMARTLSNVSGAMTSAVCADKELGTLDKKIYNH
- the ubiE gene encoding bifunctional demethylmenaquinone methyltransferase/2-methoxy-6-polyprenyl-1,4-benzoquinol methylase UbiE encodes the protein MDKQKQIIEMFNQIAPTYDSANRILSLGIDIKWRKQACKKAFEYIEDLKIQTILDVACGTGDMILHWQKNAHKFGKSLGKIIGIDPSGGMLQIAQEKLKDQIQSHEIELFLGEAKNLDPIPSESIDILSIAYGLRNVVDIQAALREFQRVLKKGGVLVILEFTKKNKENFLDKITGFYTKKILPFVGGLVSHNYKAYRYLPNSIESFLSVEMLQEELNKIGVDTKFIKGYSANISTLLIGVKQ
- the argH gene encoding argininosuccinate lyase, with translation MAKLWGGRFKEESSNLLDMFNASIGFDQELWEQDILGSVTHAKMLLNIGILKKDEYEAILRGLEHIKDQIQKGEFEFKIADEDIHMAIESALIALIGEAGKKLHTGRSRNDQVALDFRLYVLEYNQIIRTKILELMEAILGIACAHTQTIMPGMTHLQHAQPVNLGFHLVAWCANFQRDYWRFSDSFIRNNYLPLGVGAMAGTPYGNDREMMAKELGFSAPTLNAMDTVSERDFALDLLYDISMLFMHISRIAEELVLWSSYEFKFITLSDAYSTGSSIMPQKKNPDVPELLRGKSGRVFGNLIALLTVMKGLPLAYNKDTQEDKEGVFDSIKTTLISLDILKAVIATMKIHPDNMLKMAKIGHLTATDLADFLVFKNHLPFREAHHITGVIVAYAEKKGVDISELEEEEILQLTSLDLHGVKKVLDLKTSMNARNSLGGTSSMRTQEQIQILKKWINEKKNG